Proteins encoded by one window of Pan troglodytes isolate AG18354 chromosome 16, NHGRI_mPanTro3-v2.0_pri, whole genome shotgun sequence:
- the LOC746315 gene encoding uncharacterized protein LOC746315, with product MRKDSLSVYIAQRIVPLIVLALVHAWIQEEQYVSLHLAQRDCRGAQQKPWLVDSLEKGVLSQGALCPSCQHWGLEEASSPLKRKEFMKAEMPGAHEHPSVALDGTSCWATQLKCG from the exons ATGCGAAAAGACTCTTTGTCTGTTTACATTGCACAACGAATTGTCCCTCTGATTGTCCTAGCGTTGGTGCATGCATGGATCCAGGAAGAGCAG TATGTATCACTACACCTTGCCCAGAGAGACTGTAGGGGTGCTCAGCAGAAACCATGGCTGGTTGATTCCCTGGAAAAAGGGGTGCTGTCCCAGGGAGCTCTGTGCCCTTCCTGCCAACACTGGGGTCTCGAGGAGGCAAGTTCCCCTCTGAAG AGAAAGGAGTTCATGAAGGCAGAAATGCCTGGGGCCCACGAACATCCCAGTGTGGCCCTGGACGGGACATCATGCTGGGCAACACAGCTAAAATGCGGGTGA